A single region of the Bacteroides luhongzhouii genome encodes:
- a CDS encoding AAA family ATPase: MGNFITSIKVNHIFHLENFCIPISENEKKHLIITGKNGSGKTILLNAIVEHLSQVCNDKTLSFLDYEKHLESCRTRLQQYKVVGDSQKIISNQDSIELYKTWIEEVYGKVELSFHDIYSISKDFFSQNFIIAYYADERKSLFVEPKNPVKPDLKMKTDLKHNKVDQFLNFMVDCKVQEALARNEGKTEDADYIRQWFVGFRNILRQIFDDTTLELDFNYKDYSFLIQTRGKSFKFTELSAGYSAALDIVADLILKMQSQNNVVRAYEKEGIVLIDEIETHLHLELQRVILPILTTIFPNIQFVVTTHSPFILNSLENAVAFDLEHREPIEDLTDYSYEALAEGYFGVRTDSSEIQMRLQRMEELIRSDRLSISDKSELEMYLQDFDKIPEAVAPAIKAKYYDLKREWQNKN; this comes from the coding sequence ATGGGTAATTTTATTACGAGTATCAAGGTTAATCATATTTTTCATTTGGAGAACTTTTGTATACCAATCTCTGAAAATGAAAAAAAACATCTGATTATTACGGGAAAGAACGGAAGTGGTAAGACTATTTTGTTGAATGCAATTGTGGAGCATTTAAGTCAGGTTTGTAATGATAAGACATTGAGCTTTTTAGATTATGAGAAACATTTAGAGTCTTGCCGAACACGGTTACAGCAATATAAAGTTGTAGGTGATTCACAGAAAATAATATCTAACCAAGATAGTATTGAATTATATAAAACTTGGATTGAAGAAGTTTATGGAAAAGTAGAACTTTCATTCCATGATATATACTCCATCTCTAAGGATTTTTTTAGTCAGAACTTTATTATAGCCTACTATGCTGATGAACGTAAGTCTCTTTTTGTAGAACCTAAGAATCCTGTTAAGCCGGATTTGAAGATGAAGACTGATCTGAAACATAATAAAGTAGATCAGTTCTTGAATTTTATGGTTGACTGTAAAGTGCAAGAGGCCTTGGCTCGTAATGAAGGAAAAACAGAGGATGCTGATTATATTCGTCAATGGTTTGTCGGCTTCCGAAATATTCTTCGTCAGATATTTGATGATACAACCTTAGAACTTGATTTCAATTATAAAGATTACTCTTTCCTCATTCAAACACGCGGAAAGTCGTTTAAATTCACCGAACTATCAGCAGGGTATTCGGCTGCATTAGACATTGTAGCCGATTTAATTTTAAAAATGCAATCACAGAATAATGTGGTCCGTGCATACGAGAAAGAAGGAATTGTGTTGATTGATGAAATAGAAACGCATCTTCATTTGGAACTACAACGAGTGATTTTGCCGATATTGACTACTATTTTTCCTAATATACAGTTTGTTGTCACTACTCATTCCCCTTTTATTCTTAATTCTTTAGAGAATGCTGTTGCTTTTGATTTGGAGCATCGTGAACCAATTGAAGATTTAACGGATTATTCTTATGAAGCATTAGCAGAAGGTTACTTTGGTGTTCGTACAGACTCCAGTGAGATTCAAATGCGTTTACAACGGATGGAAGAATTGATTCGTTCCGATCGGCTTTCTATTTCGGATAAAAGTGAGTTGGAAATGTATCTGCAGGATTTTGATAAGATTCCGGAAGCAGTTGCTCCTGCTATTAAAGCTAAATATTATGATCTGAAAAGAGAGTGGCAAAATAAGAATTAA
- a CDS encoding catalase, with the protein MEKKKLTAANGRPIADNQNSQTAGQRGPVMLQDPWLIEKLAHFDREVIPERRMHAKGSGAYGTFTVTHDITKYTRAAIFSKVGKQTECFVRFSTVAGERGAADAERDIRGFAMKFYTEEGNWDLVGNNTPVFFLRDPLKFPDLNHAIKRDPKTNMRSPNSNWDFWTLLPEALHQVTITMSPRGIPYSYRHMHGFGSHTYSFINAENQRIWVKFHLRTLQGIKNLTDQEAEAIVAKDRESHQRDLFESIEKGDYPKWLFQIQLMTEEEADNYRINPFDLTKVWPHKDFPLQDVGILELNRNPENYFAEVEQAAFNPMNIVDGIGLSPDKMLQGRLFSYGDAQRYRLGVNAEQIPVNKPRCPFHAYHRDGAMRVDGNYGDTKGYEPNSYGEWQDSPTMKEPPLKVTGEVYNYNEREYDDDYYSQPGDLFRLMPAEEQQLLFENTARAMGDAELFIKQRHVRNCYKADPAYGTGVAKALGIDLQEALKE; encoded by the coding sequence ATGGAAAAGAAAAAACTCACTGCTGCGAACGGTCGCCCTATCGCCGACAATCAAAATTCGCAAACCGCAGGTCAACGCGGGCCTGTCATGTTACAAGATCCCTGGCTCATTGAGAAGCTTGCCCATTTTGATCGTGAAGTGATTCCGGAAAGACGTATGCACGCTAAAGGTTCAGGAGCATATGGCACTTTTACCGTCACTCACGACATCACAAAGTACACCCGTGCCGCCATTTTCAGTAAAGTCGGAAAACAAACAGAATGTTTTGTCCGTTTCTCCACCGTAGCCGGAGAACGTGGAGCTGCCGATGCAGAACGTGACATCCGTGGTTTTGCCATGAAATTTTACACGGAAGAAGGTAATTGGGACTTGGTTGGTAACAATACTCCCGTATTCTTCTTACGTGATCCACTTAAATTCCCGGATCTGAACCATGCTATCAAACGAGATCCGAAAACGAATATGCGTAGCCCGAACAGCAACTGGGACTTCTGGACGCTCTTGCCGGAGGCATTGCATCAGGTGACTATCACCATGAGTCCGCGTGGTATTCCTTATTCATATCGCCACATGCACGGATTCGGCAGTCATACTTATAGTTTTATCAATGCAGAAAATCAGCGTATCTGGGTCAAGTTCCATCTGCGCACCTTGCAGGGGATCAAGAATCTGACTGACCAGGAAGCGGAAGCAATTGTTGCTAAAGACCGTGAATCTCATCAGCGTGATCTCTTCGAGAGCATCGAAAAGGGCGATTATCCGAAATGGTTATTCCAGATTCAGTTAATGACGGAAGAGGAAGCGGACAATTATCGCATCAACCCGTTTGACTTGACTAAAGTATGGCCGCACAAAGATTTTCCTCTGCAAGATGTCGGTATCCTTGAACTGAACCGCAACCCGGAAAACTATTTCGCCGAAGTGGAACAGGCTGCTTTCAACCCGATGAATATAGTAGATGGTATCGGTCTGTCTCCCGACAAAATGTTGCAGGGACGTTTGTTCTCGTACGGTGACGCACAACGTTATCGTCTTGGAGTGAATGCCGAACAAATCCCGGTCAACAAACCTCGTTGTCCTTTTCACGCCTATCATCGTGACGGTGCTATGCGCGTAGACGGAAACTACGGTGACACTAAAGGTTATGAACCAAACAGTTACGGCGAATGGCAGGATTCTCCTACTATGAAAGAACCGCCTCTCAAAGTTACCGGTGAAGTTTACAACTACAATGAACGGGAATATGATGACGACTATTATAGCCAACCGGGTGACCTATTCCGACTGATGCCAGCTGAAGAACAACAATTATTGTTCGAAAATACAGCTCGTGCTATGGGAGACGCTGAACTATTTATCAAACAACGTCATGTACGCAACTGCTACAAAGCTGATCCCGCATACGGAACAGGAGTTGCCAAGGCATTGGGAATTGATTTGCAAGAGGCTTTGAAAGAGTAA
- a CDS encoding porin family protein, protein MKKYILAGLATLFFGISQINAQSSEHKGLLWSSLHGLDYEFKAGVNIGGTSPLPLPKEIRSIESYSPGLAITLEGNITKWLDGTKKWGVSLGLRLDNKNMTTEALVKNYGMEIFNETGGKVEGLWTGGVKTKVKMSLLTIPILANYKISDRWKLVAGPYLSYVMERDFSGHVYEGHLRSPDATGDRVNFTGDNIATYDFSEDLRKFQWGLQVGGEWKAYKHLNIHADLTWGLNDIFKKDFTTISFAMYPIYLNVGFGYSF, encoded by the coding sequence ATGAAAAAATATATATTGGCAGGTTTAGCTACACTTTTCTTTGGTATTAGCCAAATCAATGCACAATCATCCGAACACAAAGGTTTATTATGGTCCTCTCTTCATGGGTTAGACTATGAATTCAAAGCAGGGGTAAATATAGGGGGAACATCTCCCCTTCCTCTTCCTAAAGAAATCCGAAGTATAGAAAGCTATTCCCCCGGACTTGCCATCACTTTAGAAGGAAATATAACCAAATGGTTAGATGGTACAAAAAAATGGGGAGTTAGTTTAGGACTCCGTCTCGACAACAAAAACATGACTACCGAAGCCCTGGTAAAAAACTACGGAATGGAAATTTTTAATGAAACAGGAGGAAAGGTAGAAGGACTTTGGACAGGAGGAGTTAAAACTAAGGTAAAAATGTCTCTTTTGACAATACCTATCTTAGCAAATTATAAAATTAGCGACCGATGGAAACTAGTTGCAGGTCCTTATCTATCATATGTAATGGAAAGAGACTTCTCTGGACATGTTTATGAAGGACACCTTCGCTCTCCAGATGCGACCGGTGATCGGGTGAATTTCACTGGTGATAATATCGCAACCTATGATTTTTCTGAAGATTTGCGCAAATTCCAATGGGGATTACAAGTAGGCGGAGAATGGAAAGCCTACAAACATCTGAATATACATGCAGACTTAACATGGGGATTAAATGATATCTTCAAGAAAGATTTCACCACAATTTCATTCGCCATGTATCCAATTTACTTAAACGTTGGATTTGGTTACTCATTCTAA
- a CDS encoding calycin-like domain-containing protein, whose protein sequence is MSLFTACSDDDDDATSSEMVAGTYNGTLVVSLGGTEVANEPKSLSLVKNGDDAIDVVINDFKLNVSLGGAVIPVSLGNLKVEKCTLTQKDGKYTFNGSKDLKDIEVPLGDGDPTPVDCTVNIVNATVEGNNLNLPIVVGVMGTLTVNVQYTGTK, encoded by the coding sequence ATGAGTTTGTTTACAGCTTGTAGTGATGACGATGATGATGCTACATCTTCTGAAATGGTAGCTGGTACTTATAATGGTACTTTGGTCGTTAGTCTGGGAGGAACGGAAGTTGCCAATGAACCTAAGTCATTGTCTTTGGTCAAGAATGGTGATGATGCGATCGATGTGGTTATTAATGATTTTAAGCTGAATGTAAGTCTTGGTGGAGCTGTTATACCAGTAAGCTTAGGTAACTTGAAAGTAGAAAAATGTACGTTGACACAGAAAGATGGAAAATATACTTTTAATGGTAGCAAAGATTTGAAAGATATAGAGGTGCCACTTGGTGATGGAGATCCCACGCCTGTCGATTGTACTGTTAATATTGTGAATGCTACAGTAGAAGGTAATAACTTGAATTTGCCAATCGTTGTAGGAGTAATGGGTACATTGACTGTTAATGTTCAATATACTGGAACGAAATAA
- a CDS encoding PCMD domain-containing protein, producing MNVGIAFLENGIIDLFLIIIINLNRELMKRRFLYLFVLICSVSLFTACGDDEPGNIGPDFTLLQDATVGTYDGSLKVSMNGTNLTPEAISQRIFVKGEGTDKVELSLRDFSFLDFSVGDIVVSGISLSGDANQVVLQETETTMNHDVLGNLKIKVSGTVSHEKTNLNINVIQKGGSVEGGPVEDMDIVASFDGTRISKEVDDKDYSETISGFYPRSENGLTCDYVEDGFTLQYPTDGFTFTSAGYNKVTISKFYISFPLSPALGAPSSTKPHQYIGGESTRLKKNVDGTFSIEEIKGKVADKNKEAVEYSIVGTLADKILTLKIVLKSEKYTINYSFISDPLQKTGKDLIKMTFDSDNVTVQPEISGTNVVFYVTPNTTEEQLKQLVPVFEVSEGATVLYNDEPYVKGTAIDFSGAKTTIKVKPEKGTAKTYTITHDIIEEFSFKVSFDDPWELKNETSNAANKYQEYYEPGRGWATSNEGLKWIKSMYGTGDDALYPQAGAYLVTATDDTATGSGKAARLETADTKGRFVFITSVPKVTSGSVYNGVFSVNILNTLKSTHFGDICRKEPKSFKGFYKYAAGPDYYQANTPGEPSKAHEVTLDNTKKDAPALNAVLYEVDSYSADHLDGTNLLTSDKIAAIASVKDAGEQAAYKEFNVNFEYKNGKSWDASKKYKLAIVCSSSKDGDNFSGAPGSVLYVDNLEVVF from the coding sequence GTGAATGTCGGTATTGCTTTTCTTGAAAATGGAATTATTGATTTATTTTTAATTATTATTATTAACTTAAACAGAGAATTAATGAAAAGGAGATTTTTGTATTTATTTGTACTGATTTGTTCAGTAAGTTTGTTTACAGCTTGTGGTGATGACGAGCCGGGAAACATTGGTCCTGATTTTACCTTACTTCAGGATGCGACAGTCGGTACTTACGACGGTAGTTTGAAAGTTTCGATGAATGGGACAAATCTAACTCCAGAAGCTATATCTCAAAGAATTTTTGTAAAAGGAGAGGGGACTGATAAGGTCGAACTGTCATTAAGAGATTTTTCATTCTTGGATTTTTCAGTAGGTGACATTGTTGTGAGTGGTATATCTTTGAGTGGTGACGCAAATCAAGTTGTTTTACAAGAAACGGAAACAACTATGAATCATGATGTGCTGGGAAATCTGAAGATTAAAGTCTCAGGAACAGTAAGTCATGAAAAGACTAATTTGAATATTAATGTTATTCAAAAAGGTGGAAGTGTAGAAGGTGGTCCTGTTGAGGATATGGATATTGTAGCTTCATTTGACGGTACTCGTATTTCTAAAGAAGTGGATGATAAAGATTACTCAGAAACAATCTCAGGTTTCTATCCGCGTTCAGAGAATGGGTTAACATGTGATTATGTAGAAGATGGATTTACATTGCAATATCCTACAGATGGTTTTACATTCACAAGTGCTGGATATAACAAGGTTACAATCTCTAAATTTTATATTTCATTCCCTTTAAGTCCTGCTTTAGGTGCACCGTCATCTACTAAGCCTCATCAATATATTGGTGGAGAAAGTACGCGATTAAAAAAGAATGTAGATGGCACGTTTTCTATTGAGGAAATAAAAGGGAAGGTTGCTGATAAGAATAAAGAAGCTGTTGAGTATAGCATAGTGGGTACATTAGCTGATAAAATTCTGACTTTGAAGATAGTACTGAAATCGGAAAAATATACAATAAATTATTCATTTATATCCGATCCACTACAAAAAACAGGAAAGGATTTGATAAAAATGACGTTCGATAGTGATAATGTAACTGTTCAACCTGAAATATCCGGTACTAATGTTGTGTTCTATGTAACACCGAATACGACGGAAGAACAATTGAAACAGCTTGTTCCTGTTTTTGAGGTTTCGGAGGGAGCGACCGTTCTCTATAATGATGAGCCTTATGTGAAAGGAACTGCTATTGATTTCTCTGGAGCGAAAACTACGATTAAAGTGAAGCCAGAGAAAGGAACCGCAAAAACTTATACTATTACACATGATATTATTGAAGAATTTTCATTCAAAGTTAGTTTTGATGATCCTTGGGAATTGAAGAATGAAACGAGCAATGCGGCTAATAAATATCAGGAATATTATGAACCAGGTCGTGGATGGGCTACTTCTAATGAAGGATTGAAGTGGATTAAATCAATGTATGGTACAGGAGATGATGCTTTATATCCACAGGCTGGAGCTTATTTGGTGACTGCAACTGACGATACTGCTACTGGAAGTGGTAAAGCAGCGCGCCTTGAGACTGCCGATACAAAGGGACGATTTGTGTTTATAACTTCTGTTCCCAAAGTGACGTCAGGTTCTGTATATAATGGGGTATTTAGTGTGAATATCTTGAATACTTTGAAAAGTACCCATTTTGGTGATATATGTCGTAAAGAACCAAAATCTTTCAAAGGATTTTATAAATATGCTGCTGGCCCGGATTATTATCAAGCCAATACTCCAGGTGAACCGTCAAAAGCTCATGAAGTGACTTTAGATAACACAAAGAAGGATGCTCCAGCTTTGAATGCTGTATTATATGAGGTTGACTCTTATTCTGCTGATCATTTAGATGGGACTAACCTATTGACATCTGATAAGATTGCGGCAATAGCTTCTGTAAAAGATGCAGGTGAACAGGCTGCTTATAAAGAGTTTAATGTTAACTTTGAATACAAGAATGGTAAATCTTGGGATGCTTCCAAGAAATATAAGTTAGCTATTGTTTGTTCGTCTAGTAAAGATGGAGATAACTTCTCAGGTGCACCAGGTAGTGTACTTTATGTAGATAATCTAGAAGTTGTTTTTTGA
- a CDS encoding PEP/pyruvate-binding domain-containing protein: MLSKYKLNQLYFKDTQFANLMTRRIFNVLLIANPYDAFMLEDDGRIDEKIFNEYTSLSLRYPPRFSQVSTEEEALAQLENMSFDLVICMPSTGDNDSFDIGRHIKEKYEHIPIVILTPFSHGITKRIINEDLSAFEYVFCWLGNTDLLVSIIKLIEDKMNLEHDVQEVGVQLILLVEDGIRFYSSILPNLYKFVLKQSQEFSTEALNAHQRTLRMRGRPKIVLARTYQEAMEIYHKYQNNILGVITDVRFPKVERGEKDGLAGIKLCAEIRKNDPFVPLIIQSSESENSSYAAKYGASFIDKNSKKMDVDLRRIVSDNFGFGDFIFRNPDTGEEIARVRNLKELQNILFAVPAESFLYHISRNHVSRWFYSRAMFPVAEFLKPITWNSLQDVDAHRKIIFEAIVKYRKMKNQGVVAVFKRDRFDRYSNFARIGDGSLGGKGRGLAFIDNMVKRHPEFEEFENARIAIPKTVVLCTDVFDEFMDTNNLYQIALSDADDATILKYFLKAKLPDRLVEDFFTFFDVVKSPIAIRSSSLLEDSHYQPFAGIYNTYMIPYLDDRYEMLRMLSDAIKGVYASVYFRDSKAYMQATSNVIDQEKMAVILQEVVGNQYGDRYYPSMSGVARSLNYYPLGDEKAEEGTVNLALGLGKYIVDGGMTLRFSPYHPNQVLQTSEMEIALKETQTRFYALDLKNAGHDFSIDDGFNLLKLHVKEAENDGALRYIASTYDPYDQIIRDGLYPGGRKVITFANILQHDVFPLARILQLVLKYGEQEMRRPVEIEFAATLSREHDKSGTFYLLQIRPIVDSKEMLDEDLNEIPDEDVILRSYNSLGHGIMNDIYDVVYVKTDNYSASNNQAIAWEIEKINQQFLNEGKNYVLVGPGRWGSSDTWLGIPVKWPHISAARVIVEAGLTNYRVDPSQGTHFFQNLTSFGVGYFTINAFMNDGVYNQDFLNAQPAVEETKYLRHVRFEKPMVVKMDGKKKQGVVLMPGD, from the coding sequence ATGCTTAGTAAATATAAATTAAACCAGCTTTACTTCAAAGATACACAGTTCGCCAACCTGATGACAAGGCGAATTTTTAACGTGTTGTTAATCGCCAACCCTTATGACGCTTTTATGCTGGAAGATGACGGGCGCATTGATGAGAAGATTTTCAATGAATACACCTCTTTATCTTTGCGTTATCCGCCTCGTTTCTCGCAGGTATCCACAGAGGAGGAAGCATTGGCGCAGTTGGAAAATATGTCGTTCGACCTGGTGATTTGTATGCCGAGCACAGGAGATAATGACAGTTTTGATATTGGTCGTCATATCAAAGAGAAATATGAGCATATTCCTATCGTCATTCTGACTCCTTTTAGCCATGGTATTACCAAACGGATTATCAATGAAGATTTAAGCGCGTTTGAATATGTGTTCTGTTGGTTAGGCAATACCGACCTGTTGGTGTCTATTATCAAATTGATAGAGGACAAGATGAACCTGGAACACGATGTGCAGGAAGTCGGTGTGCAGTTGATTCTTTTGGTGGAGGATGGCATTCGTTTCTATTCTTCTATTTTGCCGAATCTGTATAAGTTCGTGTTGAAGCAGAGTCAGGAGTTCTCTACTGAGGCCTTGAATGCTCACCAGCGTACGCTTCGTATGCGCGGGCGTCCTAAGATTGTACTGGCACGTACGTATCAGGAGGCAATGGAAATTTATCATAAGTATCAGAATAATATATTAGGAGTAATCACCGACGTCCGTTTCCCGAAAGTGGAGCGGGGGGAGAAAGACGGTCTGGCAGGTATCAAGCTGTGTGCCGAGATACGCAAGAACGATCCGTTTGTTCCGTTGATTATCCAGTCGTCCGAATCGGAAAACTCTTCTTATGCCGCTAAGTATGGTGCCAGCTTTATTGATAAGAACTCAAAAAAGATGGACGTTGATTTGCGTCGTATTGTCTCCGATAATTTTGGTTTTGGTGATTTTATATTCCGGAATCCGGATACCGGGGAAGAGATAGCCCGTGTCCGGAATCTGAAAGAATTGCAAAACATTCTTTTTGCCGTGCCTGCGGAGTCTTTCTTATATCATATCAGCCGGAATCACGTGTCGCGTTGGTTCTATTCTCGTGCCATGTTCCCGGTAGCCGAGTTTTTGAAACCGATTACCTGGAATAGTCTTCAAGATGTGGATGCTCACCGGAAAATCATCTTTGAGGCCATCGTGAAGTATCGTAAGATGAAGAACCAGGGAGTCGTGGCAGTGTTTAAGCGAGACCGTTTCGACCGTTATTCTAACTTTGCCCGTATCGGGGATGGTTCTTTAGGAGGAAAAGGGCGTGGACTGGCGTTTATTGATAATATGGTGAAGCGTCATCCGGAATTTGAAGAGTTTGAGAACGCACGTATTGCTATTCCTAAAACGGTGGTGCTTTGTACGGATGTGTTTGATGAATTTATGGACACTAATAATCTGTATCAGATTGCGCTGTCAGATGCGGATGATGCTACGATTCTGAAATATTTTCTGAAGGCAAAGTTGCCTGACCGCTTGGTGGAGGACTTCTTTACTTTCTTCGATGTAGTGAAATCTCCGATTGCCATCCGTTCCTCATCTTTGCTTGAAGATTCTCATTATCAGCCGTTTGCAGGAATCTATAACACATACATGATTCCTTATCTGGATGATCGGTATGAAATGTTGCGCATGCTTTCGGATGCCATCAAAGGGGTGTATGCATCAGTCTATTTCCGTGACAGCAAAGCGTATATGCAGGCTACTTCGAATGTGATCGATCAGGAAAAGATGGCTGTTATCTTGCAGGAGGTAGTTGGCAATCAATATGGCGACCGTTATTATCCGTCTATGTCGGGTGTGGCCCGTTCACTGAATTATTATCCTTTAGGAGATGAAAAAGCCGAAGAAGGAACGGTTAATCTGGCTTTGGGATTAGGGAAATATATTGTAGACGGTGGTATGACCCTTCGTTTTTCTCCCTATCATCCCAATCAGGTGTTGCAAACCAGTGAAATGGAAATCGCTCTGAAAGAGACCCAGACCCGTTTCTATGCTTTGGATTTAAAAAATGCCGGACATGATTTTTCTATCGACGATGGTTTCAATTTACTGAAACTCCATGTCAAAGAGGCGGAAAACGATGGTGCCCTGCGTTATATTGCCTCTACGTATGATCCGTACGATCAGATTATCCGAGATGGTCTGTATCCTGGGGGGCGCAAGGTGATTACTTTTGCCAATATCCTGCAACATGATGTTTTCCCGTTGGCTCGTATTCTGCAGTTGGTCTTGAAATATGGTGAACAGGAGATGCGCCGTCCGGTTGAAATTGAATTTGCAGCAACGTTAAGTCGCGAACATGATAAATCCGGAACCTTCTATCTGTTACAGATACGTCCTATCGTAGACAGTAAAGAAATGCTGGACGAAGATTTGAACGAGATACCGGATGAAGATGTGATTCTCCGCTCATATAATTCGTTGGGACACGGTATCATGAATGATATTTATGATGTGGTCTATGTAAAGACCGATAATTATAGTGCCTCCAACAATCAGGCAATTGCTTGGGAGATAGAAAAGATCAACCAACAGTTCTTGAATGAAGGAAAGAATTATGTGCTTGTCGGTCCAGGACGTTGGGGAAGCAGTGATACATGGCTCGGTATTCCTGTGAAGTGGCCTCATATCTCGGCTGCCCGTGTGATTGTGGAAGCCGGACTGACCAACTATCGGGTAGATCCCAGTCAAGGAACACATTTCTTTCAGAATCTGACTTCGTTCGGGGTTGGATATTTCACTATCAATGCCTTTATGAATGATGGTGTGTATAATCAGGACTTCCTCAATGCGCAACCTGCGGTGGAAGAAACGAAATATCTTCGTCATGTCCGCTTTGAGAAACCGATGGTGGTCAAGATGGATGGAAAGAAGAAGCAGGGTGTGGTTTTGATGCCGGGAGATTAG
- a CDS encoding HNH endonuclease — protein sequence MIRICKNADKPQTLDKSYNTDEVCKQLLMDQNDKCYLCERRLTTDYQVEHFKSQANNGDLKQTWENLFVACGYCNNKKSNKYDDILEPTQYDIETIIEHSNDFVNQKVIFDSDNRTSEVLSTIKLLNLLFNGKLSYRNCREQRFYDEFIQKMNFFSYVVDEYMSGKKEYYYPVIKEQLDIRSEYLGFKYAIIHSNDLLKHDFGDMTIWNKKGE from the coding sequence ATGATTAGAATTTGTAAAAATGCAGATAAGCCACAAACTTTAGATAAGAGTTATAATACGGACGAGGTCTGCAAACAATTACTGATGGATCAGAATGATAAATGTTATCTATGCGAACGGCGTTTGACAACTGATTATCAAGTAGAGCATTTTAAATCGCAAGCCAATAATGGAGACTTGAAACAAACATGGGAAAACTTATTTGTAGCTTGTGGATACTGTAACAATAAAAAGTCGAATAAGTATGATGATATCTTAGAACCGACTCAATATGATATCGAAACTATAATAGAACATTCAAATGATTTTGTTAATCAGAAAGTAATATTTGATAGTGATAATAGAACTTCTGAAGTACTTTCAACGATAAAGTTATTGAATTTATTATTTAATGGAAAACTATCTTATAGGAATTGTCGTGAGCAACGATTTTATGATGAATTTATTCAAAAAATGAATTTCTTTTCTTATGTTGTTGATGAATATATGTCAGGTAAGAAAGAATATTATTATCCGGTTATAAAAGAACAGTTGGATATTCGTAGTGAATATTTGGGATTTAAATATGCAATTATTCATAGTAACGATTTGCTGAAACATGATTTTGGAGATATGACGATTTGGAATAAAAAAGGAGAATGA
- a CDS encoding PCMD domain-containing protein: MKLRNLFAGMILCLAVASCIQDEAQNVEAAIDGCSGNDIQLANINTYSKTVSIYVSKSTDLSALEIKFELPDGANINPVNAIANDDAPKYDFSTSKVPITSEQTLEQYQRMFKVTSESGTTEAVYAITVIKSELPTEYKFENIEDGNNNYHIFYEFNQLKAEMLQWASGNPGFKLTGMAKTPMDYPTLQTQGYIGKGVKLETKGTGSLGLTVGMPIAAGNLFIGSFEVGNALSDAKAATKFGFPFFKHPTKLEGYYKFKPGTEYITGIGKDENQKPYIITDPSMNGKDKGDIYAILYRADNVNDFLDGNLNFDSEEKIVYIARISNEEMKETDTWTHFSIPFIHRKEIEQSALDEGKYKLAVVFSSSINGAYFKGSIGSTLWIDEVTIHCEEDGENNK; this comes from the coding sequence ATGAAACTAAGAAATTTATTCGCCGGAATGATATTATGTCTGGCAGTTGCTTCCTGCATTCAAGATGAAGCTCAAAATGTTGAAGCAGCTATAGATGGATGCAGTGGAAACGATATCCAATTAGCTAACATTAATACTTACAGTAAAACGGTATCTATTTATGTATCCAAATCTACAGACTTATCTGCATTGGAAATCAAATTCGAACTGCCCGATGGAGCTAATATCAATCCTGTCAATGCAATAGCAAATGACGATGCTCCTAAATACGATTTTTCAACTTCGAAAGTTCCCATTACATCCGAACAAACCTTGGAGCAATATCAACGTATGTTCAAAGTTACATCTGAAAGCGGTACAACGGAAGCTGTTTATGCTATAACCGTAATAAAATCAGAACTTCCCACTGAATATAAATTTGAAAACATAGAAGATGGGAACAACAATTATCATATCTTTTATGAATTCAATCAACTAAAAGCAGAAATGCTCCAATGGGCAAGCGGCAATCCTGGGTTCAAACTTACCGGCATGGCAAAAACTCCGATGGATTACCCCACTCTTCAAACCCAAGGGTATATAGGTAAAGGTGTAAAACTGGAAACTAAAGGTACAGGAAGTCTAGGTTTAACAGTTGGTATGCCAATCGCAGCAGGTAATCTCTTCATCGGTTCATTCGAAGTAGGAAATGCATTATCAGATGCAAAAGCTGCAACCAAGTTTGGATTTCCATTTTTTAAGCATCCTACAAAACTGGAAGGATATTATAAATTCAAACCAGGAACTGAATATATAACAGGAATTGGTAAAGATGAAAATCAGAAGCCTTACATTATAACGGATCCTTCTATGAACGGTAAAGACAAAGGTGATATATATGCCATTTTATACAGAGCAGATAATGTTAATGACTTTCTGGATGGCAACCTCAACTTTGATTCCGAAGAAAAAATAGTATATATCGCTCGAATCTCTAATGAAGAAATGAAAGAGACGGATACATGGACCCACTTTAGTATACCTTTTATACATAGAAAAGAGATAGAACAATCAGCTCTTGATGAAGGAAAATATAAACTTGCTGTCGTTTTTTCCTCTAGTATAAATGGAGCTTATTTCAAAGGTTCTATAGGAAGTACTTTATGGATAGATGAAGTAACAATCCACTGTGAAGAAGACGGAGAAAACAATAAATAA